Genomic DNA from Candidatus Nitronereus thalassa:
GCACCCGATGATCAGCCAAAATTTTAAGGCGAAGTCGCATTAATTCGTCATAGTCGGGTATATCACGAGTGGTCACTTTCAAATCCGCAATACCCGTTTTATCAGCGACCGCCAGCCAAATTTCTGGAGTCAACACTCCTTCCATATCAAGACAGGTCAATACTGGCTGTGTCATAAGATCTTCATCTTTCCTCTTTCTCTCACGAGGAATTGATCGGCCAAACCTAGAGCTTACGCATCTTACTAAGAAACAACCCCCAGGACAATCATTACGCTTTATTTCTTAAACACTTCAGGATTCACGCAATACGGTAAGTCTTCGCCCGCTAAACCTGCACGAAGATTTTCTGCAGCCATCAAAGCCATTTTTCTACGAGTAGCCACCGAGGCACTCGCAATATGCGGCACCACCAAGCAGTTGGGCAAGGTTAACAGAGGATCATCCACCGAGATCGGTTCGGGGTCAGTAACATCCAAGGCTGCATAGGCAATGTTTTGATTTCTGAGGGCATCATATAAGGCCTTCGAATCCACAACCCTACCCCGTGACGTATTAATCAGAATAGCCGTGCGCTTCATACGATTGAGAACCTTCTTATCAATCAATTGTTGGGTTTCAGATGTCAGGGGAACATGCAAACTGAGAAAGTCGGATTCTGCAATTACTCGATCAAATGAAACTTGTTCCACGTTAGCCTGGGCAAGTAGTTCGCTGGGAATGGGCCGCGAATGGTTGACTAATACCCGCATACCAAACCCATGCGCCCGCTTCGCCACAGCCTGACCAATTCGCCCAAATCCAATAATCCCTGCCGTCGCACCATTAACATCTTGACCGACAAACAGGGCGGGATCCCAAGCCCCCCAACGCCCGGCCTTCACAAATTCCGCTGCCTCACCAATTCGCCGACCAGCAGCCATGAGCAAGGCGAAGGCAAAATCTGCTGTAGTTTCGGTCAAAACCCCAGGGGTGTTCCCAACAGGAATTTTCCGTTTCGTGCAGGCCTGTATATCGATATGATCAAATCCAACAGCCATCGTACTGACCACACGAAGCCGTGGAGCCAGCGATAACAATGCTTCATCAATCGTATCTGTCAGTAAGCAATACAGGCCATCCACCTCTGAAACTTTTTCACACAACTCATTTCGCGGGATTGGCTCTTCTCCAGACCAGAGCTCAACATCGGCAAAGCTTTTAATCGCTTCTAAGCCTGCTTCGGGAATCCGTCGGGTTACCAGAACGCGAGTCTTTGCCATGAACAAGGGATTACCTTTTATCTCTATATGACCGTCACCAAGACCACGAAAGCCAGATAGCATAAACCATTTAGAATCACGTGGTGCGGTTGCAGGCTCTGACGCCTAGCCAACACCAACAGATAGGTCGTCGCCAAAAAGGTCAGCCCCATTCCTAGCAGAACTTCTTTCCGGGGAACCCAGGGCGTTAACATCACGCCAAGTGCCGGAAGGAGACTCCCTTGGAACACCATCGCACCGGTGATATTCCCGAATGCCAGAGTATCGCGGCCACGCCGTATCCACAAAATACTATTTACTTTCTCTGGCAACTCAGTCGCTACCGGCACGATTAACAACGACAAGGCTAATGTCGAAATTCCCAACCACGCGGCCAAATGCTCCACGCCAAAAACAAATCCCTTGGCTCCTCCTACAATAAGCGCGAGCCCCAACAATAGTTGGATTATAATCGTGACGAGATTTTCCGGCAGCTTGATTTTGCTAAGAAACAGGGGATGATCGGCCTCTGTCCCATGACCCTGTTCGACCAATCCACGTGACGCACGAATAGTCAGCATGAGATAAATCATATAACTGAGAGTTAAGCCAAACGCGATCGTCACCCGAGTGACCCGCCATTCCACGGGAATAAACACCGCAATGGTGGCTAACAAAAAGGCAAATAAAAACCAATGCAGATCCCGGAGTAACCCTGTCGGTTCTGGGCGAAAATAGCTGTTCCAGCCCCGACGATGCGCCGCAAACATTCCCATGAGAAACAAGGTCAAGGTTGAAAGCATTAGCGGTGCACCCAGGATCGCCCCGACTCCGACCTCATGGCGTGTTTCCAGACTGGCAGAACTCGCCACTACCGCCACGATTGGCACCATGGCCTCGGGTAATGCCGTGCCCACGGCTGCAAAAATCGACCCAGTCACCCCCTCGGATATACCTAACCGTTCGCCGAGATGCTCTAGGGCATTGGTAAAGACTTCGGCCCCGATCAATATTAAAAAAAGCGCCAGTAGTAGAATCCAAAGTTCCATTGTCGTCTCACTTTATCCATCGAACCTCATTTGTCAGCAGAAGCCAATACCCTCCGTCTTTTGCCGTATACCAAGCCTCTTGCTCCCCGAACAAAATATACAATAGACTATGCCTATGGACGATTGGATGTGGATTGCCGCGTTGACTGTTGGTGCCGTGATGGTCTATCGGTACGCCTTTCGTTGGTGGCGCATTCGACGGACTGGCAAACAGGCAGATGAATTGCTGGCCTCTATTGTCAAGGGCAAGGATTCATTTCGTCGTTAAAAACTTCATCCAGTTCTTCAGCCTAATTCAATCGGATTTTTCTGCAAATGTGACCCACATCTTTTCCCTTCCCCCCAGGCCAAACAATGCCTGGTCAACGCACTATTGTCGCCAATGACGACACATGCCGCACAACAAGCTCAGATCTACCTTCATCGAGGCAATCTCACGCAAGCGCAATATTGGTGTGCTCAAGCAGTAGATGAAGCCCGATCACAGGGCACCTGGGACACGCTGGCTTCAGCATTAGGCAACCTGGGCAATGTGTATGCCTTATTGGAAGATTTTCAACAAGCCGAGGCCTGTTATCAAGAAGTCCTTACCATCCAACGCAGCCAAGAAAACCCCAACACCATCGGGGAGACGCTGGCTAATATAGGAAACGTCAAGGCCGATGCAGGAGACTACACCAAAGCCCGCGCGTATTACTTGGAAGCCATCGACGTGTTGACCGCCACCGAGAACCACCGCGCCCTGGGAATCTTATATGGCAATTTGGCTCTGCAGGAAATTGCCACCAACCAGCTCGAAAACGCCATTGGCCATTTTACGTACGCGCTCGACTTTCATCGAATGGTTGGGGACGAAGTCAGCCTGGCCAATACCTATAGCCAACTGGGTCAAGTTTTTCTCACGCAGGGAAAGTTTCGTCAAGCAGAGGGTTGTCTTAATAACGCGAGTGAACACTTCATTAAACTGGGCAATGAACCCAGCGAAGCGGCAGTCTTACGAGTCTTAGCGGATTTGTACAATAAGAAGGGCGACACCATTTCAGCAGTGCGATGTCTAGAACGAACGATTCAGATCGATATTCGTTATCAACTTCCGGAACGGACCAACGATTTTTCTCAACTTTCCGAGTTTCGGAAGAAAAACCCCGCCCCACAAGCCGGAATCCCCCCAAAACTTAAAAAGAAGACGAATCCGCCATAAAGTCAAAAACCAATTGAACGGGTGGTTGCAAACCCATCCTCTGATCGCCCAAGGGCTTTGATTTTGCCTCACCATGCAGACGGCTCCAGCTCATGCCTGAACTCACTTCCTGCAACTCGCCCCAACAGGAACCACAACGATGGGTTTTGGAAGAGAGGCTCTTTCGTTGGCGGTGATAGGCACGACCACATTTCTGACATTGCCAAGTATATTTTGATAGAGCGGCCACTTCATTGAGCAACGTATGATAAACGGTAATTCCTAGTCCGTCGTGATTCATAAGTTTCATCATTCGCCGAAATTCCCGACCATGCGAGGGATGACATTTTTTCACATCAAACTGCCACTGGTGAATCATCTCATGAGCTAACGTTCCGCGGATTTCGGCTAGGGACTGTGCACGAAGAAGCGGAAGAGATAATCGAATGACCCGTCCGACCCCATGACGAATATCCGGAGAGACATGTTGGGTTCGTGGCCCAGTCTCACTCACAAACAGACCAACTGACGATGTCAACCGGGAACTCCACTGAATCTCAATGGTAGGAAGACGGGAATCAAAGTATGTCGCATTCAGAGAACTCCACATGCGTTGAAGCTCATGAGTTTCCAAGGGAGCGAGATTTTTTTCCGGAACACCGTTCATTTTCTTCAAATTTAATCACCTGGAGTATATTTGGGATGGGTGCTATGGTACCATGTCTTTTTGTTCACCCCAACCCCTACAGTGAATAGAACTTGAGCAAACCAAATTAACATCACCATACAGCCAGACAATGACACAACCAAAGGATCACGATTTTATGCAAGCAGCACTCGAAGAAGCCAAAAAGGCCTTTGCCTTTGGTGAAGTACCGGTTGGTGCTGTTCTTGTCTGTGAGGATGCTATTGTCGCTCGTGGGCACAATCAGCGTGAAGGCCAACATGATCCCACAGCACATGCCGAACTTCTGGTCATCCAACAAGCAGCGGAAACACTCCAGTCTTGGCGGCTTATCGGCACGACACTATATGTAACCCTTGAACCCTGCCTGATGTGTGCCGGGGCCATCCTCCAGGCAAGAATTCCTCGGCTCGTGTTTGGCACTTTTGATCCCAAAGCGGGAGCCTGTGGTTCATTGTTTACCGTTCACCAAGATTCACGACTCAATCATCAAATCAATGTGACTCATGGAATTGAAGAACCTTCTTGCCGGAATATTTTGAAGGAATTTTTCCAACAACTCCGGCAGAACCAACCCTTACCCATGTCTTGACCCACCACATAGGTAGCGCGGAGAGGTGCGAGAGTGGCCGAATCGGGCGGTCTCGAAAACCGTTGACCCGAAAGGGTCCGTGGGTTCGAATCCCACCCTCTCCGCCAGCCCTCACTTGTCAAGTGGTGCTTGCCAGCCAAAGCCCTGGCGAAAGGGGGCATTCCAACCATATTTTTCGGCCAATAAACACTACAACCAACACTTCCGCTTTTTATCTTTTTGAGCTCATACCCTGAGGATCATTTCCCCCTTACGTATCCCTACTGTAGACAACTCCCTTCATAGGAACCCTTGGTATACTCTTCCAAAATTTTGCTAACTTCTTAATTATCCAGCAAAATATTTTTTAATTAGCCATGGCCTCGATTTTGCTTGTATTTGTGTTGGTTCAAATGACTTTCCAGCGGAGGCCTGAATGCAAGAACAATCCAACATTTCCAAAGATCCCCGAATCATGAATCCACTTGCTGAATTGCTCAAAAAAATTCACGATATATTGAACCCATCACCGTCACACACCAAGTCTCAAGAATCTCCTCCATCCCAAGACCTCTCATCCCCAGACACAGCATCCAACCAATAAATATTGAATATTTTTCCTGTTTCTATTTAGCCAAAGAAAGAGCCCTTGGCCAGGCATGTAAGAACAATCCCATCTCAAAAAAATACGTCATCCCTCGCATAGACGGAATGCGGACAATCTTGGATAGTGAATTCAGGTCGTTCCTCCTTGGGTAAAAGGCCTGCTCAGTCAGTTTGAGCAGGCCTTTTTTAATTTTGCCGTCTCTATTCCATCCATACCATTTGGCACTATCTAGACCACGCCAAAAATCTATACGGCAACAGAAAACATGAAGGATTTTTCCGGAAAGGGAATAAAATGCTATAGGCTTCGTAGATTGGAAATGCGAGGTGTGTCCAATGCACGGTGCAGGGCAAGAGGCAAGATGACATCCAAGAGTCGATGAGCAATAAGGGGCTTTGCCGCTCGATCTAGGTGCAGGATCTCTCCTGCCTTGGTAAGAATGGTCAGTTCATTCATATCGTTGCCAAAAGCCGAATCTGGACCGCTGATATGATTGACAGCCACAAGATCAAGGGTTTTTTGATGCAGCTTTTTTCTTCCGTTTTCGACATGATTTTCGGTTTCAGCCGCAAAACCAACAAGGATTTGATGCGTTTTCTGCTTGGAAAGGCTGGCGAGAATATCGGGAGTCCGCTCAAGATCTAGGGATTCTCCGGCCCACTCATCCTTTTTGAGTTTCTGAGGCGCCACCACACGGGAACGAAAATCTCCTACCGCCGCTGTCATGATAAGCACCGTGGCCCAAGAAAATTTATCTTCCAAGGCTTGTTGCATTTCCTCTGCTGTCACGACTGAAGTCGATTCACAATTGGCGGGTGACGGAAGGTTCGTTGGCCCACTGACAAGTAAGACTTGGGCTCCCCGGTGTGCCGCAGCTTGGGCAATGGCATAGCCCATTTTTCCAGACGAGCCATTAGTGATGAATCGAATCGCGTCAATTGGTTCCCTGGTAGGCCCAGCCGACACCAAGACCCGTTGCCCAGCCCAATCGTGTTGACGAGACAGGCAAGCAGCCACCGTATTTAAAATTGCCTCTTCAGAAGGAAGTCGCCCCCTCCCCACCTGACCTGAAGCTAATGGGCCATCTTCCGGCTCCATAACCGTCACACCACGCCCACGTAAGACTTGGGTATGCTCCATCACTGACGGATGATCCCACATTTCGCCATCCATGGCCGGCGCAAAAATCAGAGGACATCGAGCCGCTAAAATCATCGTGCTCAAGAGGTCATCAGCCAGGCCCAATGCACTTTTTGCTAACGTATTCGCCGTGGCCGGAGCAACCAGCACAAGATCCGCCGATTCCGTTAACCGCAGATGCGGCATAGTCTCCGACTCGGAAAATAGGTCCGTAGATACTGACCGCTTTGACAACACTTCAAACGTGAGCGGGGTGACAAACTGCTTCGCCGCCAGCGTCATGACTACCGAGACTTCCGCCCCTTCCTCTACTAAAGTTCGAAGAAGTGACACGGCCTTATAGGCGGCAATACTCCCGGCGACGCCCAACACAATCCGTTTATTGTCGAATTTACCCATGACCCACGCCAGCGCAAGAAAACCTATTCGACAGTTTCAGCCACTTCTGTCGAGTCACCGCCATCTTCCGGCTCGGCCACCTTTGGCGAATCATCAATATAGACACTCAATTGTTGCTGAATCTCCTTCGCATCTTCATCGCCTCCCGCCAGGACCGCTTGGTCAAAACCGCGCTCCGTTTGACGTTTGGATTCTCGAATCGCCTGCCGGGCTTCTTTTCCTACCAAATATTTCACATCGCCTCGCAAGACCTCTTCCAGAGCCACGGAAGTTTCCTTTGCAAATTTACTCGTCTGCGAGGGTTGCCCACTTCGCATGATTTGCTTTGCCCGTTGGGCGGCGACAAGCACCACCCGATATCGGGAATCAAATTTTCCACTACTACTATCATGTAACAACGGAAGAGTATCAGTCATTCTTCAAGCTCCTTATGAACATGGTTTATACGATAGTCGAATTTTCTTTGAGGGCCTTATCTTCGATTAATCCCTTATCTTTTAGCCATTCCGTATCCAGCCGCGCGGTCTTCACTCTCTCGGCGCAAATGATGGATTCCAGATCTTTGGTGGCCTGAATAAGATCTTCATTGCGAATCAAATAATGATAAGACCGAAAATTAGCAATTTCCTCTCTGGCCAATTCAAGACGGCGTTGAATTTCCTCGGTGGAATCCGACGCCCGACGATACAGCCTCGTCCGCAACACTTCCAACGACGGAGGCGTGACAAACACATACACGGCCCCGGAAAACTGCTTCATGATTTGGCGAGCCCCTTGGGCATCAATATCAAGCAAGACGTCGATACCTTCGCTCATTGACTCTTCGAGCTGGCGCTTAGGGGTACCATATAATTTTCCATAGACCTCTGCCCATTCCACGAATTCATTACGGTCAATCATACCACGGAATTGTGGTTCATCAATAAAACAATAATCCACCCCATGTTGTTCGCCAGGCCGAGGATTTCTAGTCGTACAAGAAACCGAAAGGGCGGTCTGCGGCACCTGCGCAACCATATTTTTGCACAACGTGCTTTTTCCTGCCCCAGAGGGTCCTGATACAACAAAGAGTACACCGCTTCGTTTCATCATTCTGACAAGGCACCTAAGTTCAACATTGGAAATGGATTATTCGACATTTTGCACTTGTTCGCGAACCTTTTCCAGTTCCCCTTTGAGTTGGACCACACATTTGGAAATTTCAGCATCATTCGCCTTGGAGCCAATCGTATTGACTTCTCGCCCCATTTCCTGCAACAAAAAGTCCAATTGCCGTCCCACTGGATCCTTCGCTTTCACCAGGGCATCGAATTGCTGACAATGACTATCCAGACGAATGAGTTCTTCGGTCACGTCGCACCGATCCGCAAAGATCGCTAATTCTTGTTTAAGGCGTGTATCGTCCAAAGCACTATCGCCTATCAGCCCATTGAGACGATCCTTCATACGATCATAGTAGTCTTTGGTCACCTTGGGCAACCGCCGACGAATCTGCCCCTGAACCTGCCTGACCACCTGCACGCGTTTGACCATATCACTTTGCAGAGCCTTCCCTTCTCGACGACGCATACGATCAAGGTCTTCCACCGCGCCGACGACCAATCGCTTGACAGCGCGGTCAAAGGCCTGGGAATCCACGGTGGGCTCCCCCACAGAAAAAATTTCCCGGAACGATCCTAAAAATGAGACGTCGATACTGCCCCCCAATTTTAGCTCTCGCTGCAGTTCTTGGAGAACTTGATGGTATTGGCGAGCCAAGGTCCGATCGAGTTTCAACGTCTTGGAGCTTTCTTTCCCTCCAACATAGGCCACGGAGACCTCAATGCGTCCTCGGCTGCATTGTTGGGCGATCACCTGTTTCAACTCTTCTTCCAACTCGTTCTTGCCTTTGGGAAGACGCATCATGATTTCCCGAAAGCGATGATTGACAGATCGAATTTCCGCGGAAATGCTCACTCCCTGAACGGTGCTTTCACGTTTTCCAAACCCGGTCATGCTCTTCATCATGATTTCATCAACTTTCCATCCCAGTCACAGTCCGCCGAAATAACACAAGATCCACATTTGGGCTTTCGGGCCAAGCAGACATAGCGCCCGTGAAGTAAGAACCGTTGCGATCCACCAGTCCAATCTTGTTGAGGAAGCAAAGCTTGAAGATCGTATTCAATAGTGGTGGGATCATGGCTCGTCGTCAAATGAAGGCGGTTCGCAACACGTTTCACGTGAGTATCCACAATGATCCCAGGCTTTTGAAAACAGGCGCCCAAAATCACGTTCGCGGTTTTTCTTCCGATGCCCGGCAAAGAGGTCAACTCTTCCATTGTGTCCGGAACTTTCCCATTGAAAAGTTCAACCAACCCCTGGCTGCAGTGAATGACGCTTTTAGCTTTACTTCGGAAAAACCCCGTCGAACGAATGATGGCTTCGACATCTGCAGGATTGGCCTTGGCCAGGTGTTGCGGTCCTGGATACTTTGCAAATAAGGCCGGGGTCACGCTATTGACTCGTTCATCTGTGCATTGCGCTGATAAAATCGTGGCAACCAACAACTCGAAGGGTGTGCGATGTTGAAGTTCGACTATCGCCTCAGGAAGAGCCCGTTTGAGCGTGGCAATAATTCGGCATGCCCGTGCTTTGGCATCTGGTTTCACGGAGGTTCCCGATTTCCCTGCACTCATTCACAACCACGATTATGCGATGGGGACGTGAGGGTCGTCCCATAATGGATTCTCACGCTTATCACTAACCATCTCAAGATTGCTTTCCAATTCAATACGACGCAAGCGATCCACAATTCCCGAGTAAATGGGATGGAGGGTCTCTTTATGAAGGGCCGATACTCCGACACCATGATGACGGTAGCAAAGCGCTTCCGCGAGTTCAGGCTGTAACCGATCACACTTATTCAGGACAAAAATTCTCGGGACCTTGTCTAATTCCAATTCCAATAAGATATGCTCAACAACTTGGATCTGTTGATCAAAGTCCGAGGCGCTGGCATCAATGACATGCAACAATAAGTCAGCGTCATGCAACTCCTCAAGAGTCGTTCGAAAAGCTTTCAAGAGCCCTTGGGGAAGATCTCGGATAAAACCGACGGTATCCGTCAGAATGACTTCCTGGCCCGTGGGCAAATGGAGACGGCGACTTACGGTGTCCAAGGTCTCAAACGGTCGATTGTCCGCGGGGACATGGCTATCGGTGAGGGCATTGAGCAACGTCGATTTTCCGGCATTGGTATATCCCACAATCGACACGACGGGAACTTGATTCCGTGTTCGCTTGGCTCGTTGCTGGATACGATGTTTCGTCAACGACTCCAGGTCACTTTCAAGATGGGTAATTCGGTCCCTTACTCGCCGAAGGTCGGTCTCGAGTTTGGTTTCTCCTGGACCTCGACCACCAATTCCCCCGCCCAATCGAGAGAGCGCGGTACTTGATTGCGACAATCGCGGCAACACATATTTCATTTGCGCTAATTCGACTTGGATCTTCCCAGAACGGGAATGCGCACGTTTCGCAAATATATCCAGGATTAACTGAGTGCGGTCCAGCACTTTCATTTCCGTCTTTTCCGAAATAGAGCGGATCTGTGTGGGAGTCAGGTCTCGATCAAAAATTAACATTTCGGCGCCACTCTGAAGCGCGTGAATAATCACATCCGTCAGCTTCCCCGACCCCATGACATACTTTGGATTCATAGCCACGAGCCGCTGCTCGACAACATCCAACACTTCGATTCCTTGAGAGACAATGAGTTCTTTTGTTTCCGCAAGGCGTTCTTCCTGTTCGGCTCGACTCCTGGCATACACACTCACGAGTATGGCGCCTGGTCGACCGTTGGTCGTTTTGAGGGCAGGAGTTTCTCGACCGATTTCGGACTCTAAAGACTGTACGAATTCCTGGCATTCCATTTGAAACGAATGGAATGCCGTAGGGGCTAATTCCACGTATGCTTTTCTTTCAGCACTTGTTGGAAGCAAATGGGCCACGAAAATCCTTCCTGGCTCTCCTTGCTCTCCAACCCCAATGGCAACCATCATATCCAAACGCAATAAGGCAAGGTCCGTTAAATCATCCTTTGTTAAAGGCTGATCTTTGAGGTGTGTATGGACAAATCGGACTCCGCGTAATAAACGGGAACCCGATCGACTTCTGGCGAGCAAAGGAAGAACGAGTTGCCGATCAGTTCCAACGATAATGTTTTCGATCTCTCCCCGGCGATTGATCAAAAATCCAATTTGTCGACGGATTTCATGTGAGAGTTCTGTTGATGCCTTCGCCAATTCCGGCGTAATCACACGCTCGACTGGAATACGTCGCCGATAGAAACGTTCGAGTCGTGCCAATTGGCTAGCTTTAAGACCGTTTAAATATCCAGTAGGTGTGGGAATGGACTTCTCCTCCTGAAATTATTGATTCACAGCTTTTTGGTGGTTTGGCTTCATGGTATGGAGGATTTGGGTTTGAAGATTCGCCTTGGCGTCAGCATCCCAGGAAGCGAACTCTCCTTGGTGAAAAGCCCATAACCCAGCCGCGGCAATCATGGCCGCATTGTCCGTGCACAACTCGATCCTGGGAATGGTCAATTGAACGCCAGATTCCGCACCACGCTCTGCGAGCCTTACTCGCAAGCGGCTATTCGCGGATACGCCACCAACAATGGCAACGGCCCCCACCTTATAACGACGAACCGCCCGAAATGTTTTTTCCACCAAGACCTCGACAATAGCTTCTTGATAACCCGCAGCCACGTCGGCTAGAACACATTCCTGAGCATTCTTTTTTATATCCCTCATGTAATACAACAAAGAAGTTTTGAGCCCACTAAAACTAAAATTGAGCCCCCCTCGATTCAAGTATGGCCGAGGGAAACGAACGGCTTGAGGATTACCGGATTGTGCGAGTCGATCAAGGGCAGGGCCACCGGGGAAATCTAACCCGAGCATTTTGGCTCCTTTATCGAACGCCTCTCCTGCCGCATCATCAAGGGTTCGACCAACGAGGCGGTATTCCTGGAACCGCGGAACAAAATACAAATGGGTATGTCCACCCGACACGACGAGAATCACACAAGGAGTTTGGAGATTTGGCTGCTGCAACCAAGCCGAAGCCACGTGCCCTTCAAGATGATTCACCGCTATCCAAGGGATATTTTGTGCATACGCTAAGGCTTTCCCAAAACTTACTCCAACAAGGAGAGCGCCGGCTAACCCAGGTCCCTGGGTGACGGCAATGCCTTTCACATCAGACAGGGTGATCTGTGCAAGACGGATAGCTTCCTGCACAATCTCCTCGATTTTCTCCGTATGTTTTCGGGATGCCAGCTCTGGCACCACCCCCCCAAATCGTCGATGCACATCATGTTGGGAAGACACGACATTGGCCAGGACCTCTCCCTTCTCCGAAACCACCGCCGCTGCCGTTTCGTCGCAGGAGGTTTCGATTCCTAAAATGTAACCAGGCTCTGCTGATGAGAAGTTCAAGGTGGTAGAATGGCTTTGTTAAATTAAGAGGTTGAAGGGAAATTTTCGATCATAAAAACACGACGACCCTCACCGCCCGAAAGCCATGAGGGTCGCTATATTCATTCACTCAATCTCGGGATCATCCGATCGTCTCACGATCAGACACTAGCCATGGCTTCTTCCTCAACAAAGAAGGGAGCATTATCCCGCAACATGACTTTGATCTTTCGAACATCTTTGAATCGACCTTTGATCAATTCCTCTGATAGGGGATCGCCTAACAGTTTTTGAATGGTTCGCCGCATAGGCCTGGCCCCATATTGCGGTTGATACCCTTCATCAATTAACCATTGTTTGACCTCTTCCCCGATATCCAATTGAACGTCGCGCTCTGCAAGCCGATCATTCAACTCTTTGATCAGAATATCTATGATTTGGAAGAGATGAACTTTTTCCAATGGGTGGAAGACCACAAATTCGTCGACGCGATTCAAAAATTCGGGGCTGAAATTCCGCTTGAGTTCATCAAGCACTTCACCCGTCATGCGCTTACGATCACCGGTAGCTTCTTCTTTTTGAAATCCCAGTGATACGCCTTTTTGAATCATTTTAGTGCCCAGATTCGAGGTCATGACAATAATCGTATTTTTGAAATCAACTTTTCGACCCAAACTATCTGTCAGGACACCATCATCCAAAACTTGGAGTAACACGTTAAAGATATCCGGATGGGCTTTTTCGATTTCATCGAACAGCACCACAGAGTAGGGTCGACGTCGAACTTTTTCGGTTAATTGTCCACCCTCTTCATAACCCACGTACCCTGGAGGTGCCCCGAACAACCGAGAACTCGTAAATTTCTCTTGGTACTCAGACATATCGATTCGGATTAAAGAATCCTCGGTGTTGAAAAGGAATTCCGCCAAGGCTCTGGCCAATTCGGTTTTCCCCACACCGGTCGGGCCTAAGTAGATGAACGACCCGATGGGCTTGCGAGCTTCCTTCAACCCAGCGCGAGAACGGCGAATGGCTCGACAAACTGCGGAGATGGCCTCTTCTTGACCAACAATCCGTTTGTGCAAAAATTCCTCCATATGGAGAAGCTTTTCCGATTCTTCTTCTTCCAGTTTGAACAAAGGAATTCCCGTGATTTTCGAGATGACAAAACTCACATCCTCACCAGTGATCACTGGTTTATCTTGTTCTTGTTTCTTTTTCCAATCACGCTTGGCATCTTCCAATAACTTACGAAGCCGTTCTTCTTCCTCACGATACTTGACCGCTTCTTCAAAGCTTTGCAAGCCAATAG
This window encodes:
- a CDS encoding YicC/YloC family endoribonuclease gives rise to the protein MMKSMTGFGKRESTVQGVSISAEIRSVNHRFREIMMRLPKGKNELEEELKQVIAQQCSRGRIEVSVAYVGGKESSKTLKLDRTLARQYHQVLQELQRELKLGGSIDVSFLGSFREIFSVGEPTVDSQAFDRAVKRLVVGAVEDLDRMRRREGKALQSDMVKRVQVVRQVQGQIRRRLPKVTKDYYDRMKDRLNGLIGDSALDDTRLKQELAIFADRCDVTEELIRLDSHCQQFDALVKAKDPVGRQLDFLLQEMGREVNTIGSKANDAEISKCVVQLKGELEKVREQVQNVE
- the nth gene encoding endonuclease III, whose protein sequence is MSAGKSGTSVKPDAKARACRIIATLKRALPEAIVELQHRTPFELLVATILSAQCTDERVNSVTPALFAKYPGPQHLAKANPADVEAIIRSTGFFRSKAKSVIHCSQGLVELFNGKVPDTMEELTSLPGIGRKTANVILGACFQKPGIIVDTHVKRVANRLHLTTSHDPTTIEYDLQALLPQQDWTGGSQRFLLHGRYVCLARKPKCGSCVISADCDWDGKLMKS
- the hflX gene encoding GTPase HflX → MARLERFYRRRIPVERVITPELAKASTELSHEIRRQIGFLINRRGEIENIIVGTDRQLVLPLLARSRSGSRLLRGVRFVHTHLKDQPLTKDDLTDLALLRLDMMVAIGVGEQGEPGRIFVAHLLPTSAERKAYVELAPTAFHSFQMECQEFVQSLESEIGRETPALKTTNGRPGAILVSVYARSRAEQEERLAETKELIVSQGIEVLDVVEQRLVAMNPKYVMGSGKLTDVIIHALQSGAEMLIFDRDLTPTQIRSISEKTEMKVLDRTQLILDIFAKRAHSRSGKIQVELAQMKYVLPRLSQSSTALSRLGGGIGGRGPGETKLETDLRRVRDRITHLESDLESLTKHRIQQRAKRTRNQVPVVSIVGYTNAGKSTLLNALTDSHVPADNRPFETLDTVSRRLHLPTGQEVILTDTVGFIRDLPQGLLKAFRTTLEELHDADLLLHVIDASASDFDQQIQVVEHILLELELDKVPRIFVLNKCDRLQPELAEALCYRHHGVGVSALHKETLHPIYSGIVDRLRRIELESNLEMVSDKRENPLWDDPHVPIA
- the tsaD gene encoding tRNA (adenosine(37)-N6)-threonylcarbamoyltransferase complex transferase subunit TsaD, with protein sequence MNFSSAEPGYILGIETSCDETAAAVVSEKGEVLANVVSSQHDVHRRFGGVVPELASRKHTEKIEEIVQEAIRLAQITLSDVKGIAVTQGPGLAGALLVGVSFGKALAYAQNIPWIAVNHLEGHVASAWLQQPNLQTPCVILVVSGGHTHLYFVPRFQEYRLVGRTLDDAAGEAFDKGAKMLGLDFPGGPALDRLAQSGNPQAVRFPRPYLNRGGLNFSFSGLKTSLLYYMRDIKKNAQECVLADVAAGYQEAIVEVLVEKTFRAVRRYKVGAVAIVGGVSANSRLRVRLAERGAESGVQLTIPRIELCTDNAAMIAAAGLWAFHQGEFASWDADAKANLQTQILHTMKPNHQKAVNQ